From a region of the Synechococcus sp. RS9916 genome:
- a CDS encoding cupin domain-containing protein yields the protein MRRAMIEGDASFEAAVAIKVTSPCPESVIVALGARNWPVWACEVSTFPWSYDQKEMCLLLEGEVTVTPEGGEPVRIAAGDLVEFSAGLACSWDVIKPVRKHYKFG from the coding sequence ATGCGCCGCGCAATGATCGAAGGTGACGCGTCCTTCGAAGCTGCTGTGGCGATCAAGGTGACCTCCCCTTGCCCGGAGAGTGTGATCGTGGCGTTAGGGGCCAGGAATTGGCCGGTGTGGGCCTGTGAGGTCAGCACCTTTCCCTGGAGCTATGACCAAAAGGAAATGTGTTTACTTCTCGAGGGAGAAGTGACGGTGACCCCCGAGGGCGGAGAGCCTGTTCGGATTGCTGCTGGTGATCTTGTGGAGTTCTCCGCAGGGTTGGCCTGCTCCTGGGACGTCATCAAGCCCGTGCGTAAGCACTACAAATTCGGCTGA
- a CDS encoding DUF1651 domain-containing protein produces the protein MYQQQAHGAKLSLRHVSSRGVDAHACPLFPQAMPKHGWIQDPRTSETKRFHPDEKSWHQDPRVFVDSGRPVPGEAPLLKTRVHLRRDTAELLWKELVRVGWRTCTPQWGSDVEI, from the coding sequence GTGTATCAGCAGCAGGCCCATGGCGCCAAGCTCTCCTTACGCCACGTTTCAAGCCGAGGAGTGGATGCGCACGCCTGCCCTCTCTTCCCGCAAGCGATGCCAAAGCACGGTTGGATCCAGGATCCCCGCACCAGCGAGACCAAACGCTTCCACCCCGATGAAAAAAGCTGGCACCAGGATCCACGCGTGTTTGTGGATTCAGGGAGACCTGTTCCAGGAGAAGCACCCCTGCTGAAAACACGCGTGCATCTACGGCGCGACACCGCTGAACTGCTCTGGAAAGAGCTGGTGCGCGTGGGATGGCGAACCTGCACCCCGCAATGGGGGAGCGACGTTGAAATCTGA
- a CDS encoding NAD(P)-dependent alcohol dehydrogenase produces MEIRVWEAPGSGAALQSSSRTVQEPAAGEVVLEVLHCGLCHSDLSMIDNAWGLSAYPLVPGHEVVGRVVAVGDGVDPALLGDVRGLGWISGSCSHCLQCLGGDANLCPSLEATIVGRQGGFASHVTARQDWTISLPEGVAVADAGPLFCGGITVFAPLIDEAVSPTAHVAVVGIGGLGHIALQFAKAWGCRVTALTTNLGKAEEARRFGAHDVQLLEQLPDLAGRFDLVINTVNHPLDWPAVMASLAPRGRLHQLGAVLEPMQIAAFDLIPQRRSVTGSPTSSPASLLKMVEFCARHGIRPQVEHLPISQINDAIARLRRGDVRYRFVMDF; encoded by the coding sequence ATGGAGATTCGCGTGTGGGAAGCGCCTGGCTCAGGAGCTGCGCTGCAGAGCAGCTCCCGGACTGTGCAGGAGCCAGCAGCAGGTGAGGTGGTCCTCGAGGTGTTGCATTGCGGCCTTTGCCACAGCGATCTCTCGATGATCGACAACGCCTGGGGGCTGAGTGCGTATCCGCTCGTGCCGGGGCATGAGGTGGTGGGCCGGGTGGTCGCGGTGGGTGATGGCGTTGACCCTGCGTTGCTCGGTGACGTGCGCGGGCTGGGTTGGATTAGTGGCAGTTGCAGCCATTGCCTGCAGTGCCTTGGCGGTGATGCCAATCTTTGCCCCTCTTTGGAGGCCACGATCGTGGGGCGTCAGGGGGGCTTTGCCAGTCATGTCACCGCGCGTCAGGACTGGACGATTTCCTTGCCGGAGGGTGTCGCTGTGGCCGATGCCGGCCCTTTGTTTTGCGGCGGCATCACGGTGTTTGCTCCATTGATCGATGAAGCGGTCTCTCCGACGGCCCATGTCGCCGTGGTGGGCATCGGTGGGCTAGGTCATATTGCTCTGCAATTTGCCAAGGCCTGGGGCTGTCGCGTCACGGCACTGACCACCAATCTCGGCAAAGCGGAGGAGGCCCGTCGTTTCGGGGCCCACGATGTGCAGCTGTTGGAGCAGCTTCCTGACCTGGCAGGTCGGTTTGATCTGGTGATCAACACGGTGAATCATCCGCTCGACTGGCCGGCGGTGATGGCTTCGCTTGCACCGCGCGGCCGACTGCATCAACTGGGGGCTGTGCTTGAACCGATGCAAATCGCCGCCTTCGACCTGATCCCTCAGCGTCGCTCGGTGACTGGCAGTCCCACGTCGTCTCCAGCCAGCCTGTTGAAGATGGTGGAGTTTTGTGCGCGCCACGGCATTCGTCCCCAAGTGGAACATCTGCCCATCAGCCAGATCAACGACGCCATTGCGCGCTTGAGGCGGGGCGACGTGCGCTACCGCTTCGTGATGGATTTCTAA
- a CDS encoding glutathione S-transferase family protein, which produces MVEAAPAYQALSWEALEAMAPEPIDRINGPTNAQATLRLFGQPEDAVRVTLFRDHHAWCPYCQKVWLWLELRRIPYRIRKVTMRCYGPKESWFTAQVPSGMLPALELDGRLITESDEILIALEQAFGPLGASMVTPKVRELRQLERLLFRAWCIWLCSPGLTSQQDQRAREQFQAIAQRMEQALVAGGGRWLDPESPDALQPGSADLVFIPYVERMNASLAYYKGFSLREQHPWIDRWLSALEGLETYRGTQSDFHTHAHDLPPQMGGCWSNGVEAQHRFAAAIDSGEGLGAWEGCTGGDVVLEGLGALQPVLRHRQTLMARNPLGAGLDQPLRAALTRLTTGLSVRPQSGSALGLRYLRDRISVPRDMPLPSGRLLRQALEFTAQLDGDAQPEALPQNHRFDQDPRPFLGL; this is translated from the coding sequence ATGGTTGAAGCCGCTCCTGCCTATCAAGCACTCAGCTGGGAGGCGCTGGAGGCAATGGCTCCTGAACCGATCGATCGCATCAACGGGCCCACCAATGCCCAGGCCACGTTGCGTTTGTTTGGCCAACCCGAAGACGCGGTGCGGGTGACGTTGTTCCGGGACCATCACGCCTGGTGTCCTTACTGCCAGAAGGTGTGGCTTTGGCTTGAACTTCGGCGGATTCCCTATCGGATCCGCAAGGTAACGATGCGTTGTTACGGCCCGAAGGAGTCGTGGTTCACCGCGCAGGTGCCGTCGGGGATGCTGCCCGCACTGGAGCTCGATGGTCGACTCATCACCGAAAGCGATGAGATCCTGATCGCCCTCGAGCAGGCCTTTGGTCCGCTTGGTGCGTCGATGGTGACGCCGAAGGTGCGAGAGCTGCGCCAGTTGGAGCGACTCCTGTTCCGGGCCTGGTGCATTTGGCTGTGCTCCCCCGGTTTGACGTCGCAACAGGATCAACGGGCCCGTGAGCAGTTTCAGGCGATTGCCCAGCGGATGGAACAGGCCTTGGTGGCTGGTGGTGGCCGCTGGTTGGATCCGGAATCACCCGATGCTCTGCAGCCAGGCAGCGCCGATCTGGTGTTCATCCCTTACGTCGAGCGCATGAATGCCTCCCTCGCTTACTACAAGGGTTTTTCCTTGCGGGAGCAGCATCCGTGGATCGATCGCTGGCTGTCTGCATTGGAGGGTCTGGAGACCTATCGCGGCACCCAAAGCGACTTCCATACCCATGCCCATGATTTGCCCCCTCAGATGGGGGGCTGTTGGTCCAATGGTGTTGAGGCTCAGCATCGCTTTGCGGCAGCCATCGACAGTGGTGAAGGCCTCGGCGCTTGGGAGGGATGCACGGGTGGGGATGTGGTGTTGGAGGGACTGGGAGCCCTGCAGCCTGTGTTGCGTCATCGCCAGACCCTGATGGCCCGGAACCCCCTTGGTGCTGGTCTGGATCAACCTTTGCGAGCGGCGCTGACCCGTTTGACCACAGGGCTTTCGGTTCGACCGCAATCGGGCTCAGCCCTGGGTCTGCGCTACCTGCGCGATCGCATTTCCGTTCCTCGCGATATGCCCCTTCCCAGTGGCCGCCTGCTGCGTCAGGCCCTTGAGTTCACGGCCCAATTGGATGGCGATGCGCAACCTGAGGCCTTGCCCCAGAACCATCGTTTTGACCAGGATCCCAGGCCATTTCTGGGCCTGTGA
- a CDS encoding NAD(P)-dependent oxidoreductase has protein sequence MPTVALLGTGLLGEAIGLRLLAQGVKLHVWNRSAEKCEALLAAGAEPIDHLAGAARSCDTVITVLRDGPVSADVVAALGDLGGACCLPMGTMGISESRELATQVQAQNGCYLEAPVLGSKPEALKGSLLVMAGGDTDVFEAQLPLLQLLSGDPKLMGEVGRGAACKLALNQLIASLTHGYSLALRLVEASGLEVERFMEVLRPSALYAPTVDKKLERMLGHHYADPNFSTALLRKDLQLFLREAPLLGIDASGLNGLLTLLKRAEHTALDDGDYSALHELTSKR, from the coding sequence ATGCCCACCGTTGCCCTGCTTGGAACTGGATTGCTCGGTGAGGCGATCGGCTTGCGCTTGCTCGCCCAGGGCGTGAAGCTCCATGTCTGGAACCGCAGTGCAGAGAAGTGCGAGGCGCTGCTGGCGGCGGGGGCGGAGCCGATTGATCACTTGGCTGGTGCGGCCCGCTCCTGCGACACCGTGATCACGGTGCTTCGCGATGGTCCGGTGAGCGCCGACGTGGTGGCGGCGCTGGGTGATCTCGGTGGTGCCTGTTGCCTGCCGATGGGCACGATGGGCATCAGTGAGTCGCGTGAGCTGGCAACTCAGGTGCAGGCCCAGAACGGGTGTTACCTCGAGGCGCCGGTGCTGGGCAGCAAGCCTGAGGCCTTGAAGGGCAGTTTGTTGGTGATGGCTGGCGGTGACACCGACGTGTTTGAGGCTCAGTTGCCCCTGCTGCAGTTGCTCTCTGGGGATCCCAAGCTGATGGGGGAGGTCGGTCGTGGTGCGGCCTGCAAGTTGGCTCTGAATCAGCTCATTGCCAGCCTCACCCACGGTTATTCGTTGGCGTTGCGATTGGTGGAAGCCTCAGGTTTGGAGGTGGAGCGTTTTATGGAGGTGCTCCGGCCTTCGGCTCTGTACGCGCCCACGGTGGATAAGAAGTTGGAGCGCATGCTTGGCCATCACTACGCCGATCCCAACTTCAGTACGGCCCTGTTACGCAAAGACCTGCAGCTGTTTCTGCGGGAGGCGCCCCTGCTGGGCATTGATGCTTCGGGTCTGAACGGGCTGCTGACGCTGCTCAAACGCGCCGAACACACTGCTCTCGATGACGGTGATTATTCGGCGCTGCATGAACTGACGTCAAAGCGCTAG
- a CDS encoding chlorophyll a/b-binding protein: MPNDGYRYEPLEAFGEGLTTRRPWNTTLLEGVERLNGRVAMVGFLAALIGELLTGQGPAGQVMAMIRWYLAL; the protein is encoded by the coding sequence GTGCCCAACGACGGCTACCGCTATGAACCTTTGGAAGCCTTTGGCGAAGGTCTGACGACCCGACGCCCTTGGAACACGACGTTGTTGGAAGGTGTGGAACGCCTCAATGGCCGCGTGGCCATGGTTGGGTTCTTGGCGGCCCTGATCGGTGAGCTGCTCACCGGTCAGGGTCCTGCAGGCCAGGTGATGGCGATGATCCGCTGGTACCTAGCGCTTTGA
- a CDS encoding nuclear transport factor 2 family protein, whose product MTTADQLRSLFTKPYGQPAPSEQQWRELYAEDVHFQDPTQERHGLAAYIAAQEGLIQRCDDVYLTPSAVLVDGDTAFVEWEMGLKIKGIEFIYPGSSRLRFDQQGLVCDHRDYFDFVGPTFTPVPVVGGFVRWLYRRFVD is encoded by the coding sequence GTGACCACTGCAGATCAGTTGCGCAGCCTGTTCACGAAACCGTATGGACAGCCGGCCCCTTCCGAGCAGCAGTGGCGGGAGCTCTATGCCGAGGATGTGCATTTCCAAGACCCCACGCAGGAGCGTCATGGACTTGCTGCTTACATCGCAGCTCAGGAGGGCTTGATTCAGCGCTGTGATGATGTTTATCTGACGCCTTCTGCGGTGCTGGTCGACGGCGACACAGCCTTTGTGGAGTGGGAGATGGGCTTGAAAATTAAAGGGATCGAATTCATTTATCCAGGATCCAGTCGCTTGCGCTTCGACCAGCAGGGTCTTGTCTGTGATCATCGCGACTATTTCGACTTTGTTGGCCCGACCTTTACTCCCGTGCCCGTGGTGGGTGGCTTCGTGCGCTGGCTCTACAGACGTTTTGTGGACTGA
- a CDS encoding DUF1830 domain-containing protein: MEDCVYRNETPKMVVLKCIGVNNFYLEKVVMPAEWFWFEAPLEARVEIWQMAVNGQLLSVRGDVCDYLATPQPSQNNTLVA, encoded by the coding sequence ATGGAGGACTGTGTTTATCGCAACGAAACCCCCAAGATGGTGGTTTTGAAATGTATCGGCGTAAACAACTTTTATCTGGAAAAAGTTGTGATGCCAGCGGAGTGGTTCTGGTTTGAAGCGCCCCTTGAGGCGCGGGTTGAAATCTGGCAGATGGCTGTGAATGGCCAGCTGCTCAGCGTGCGTGGTGATGTTTGCGACTACCTCGCCACTCCCCAGCCTTCCCAGAACAACACCCTGGTGGCTTGA
- a CDS encoding alpha/beta family hydrolase, with the protein MTAPTLHDGPANAPLTFLLAHGAGAPMDSPFLQVVAEGLSCRGWDVVRFEFPYMARSRLSGKKAAPDRMPVLEACFREQVALLAERSKLIIGGKSMGGRVATQLLDALASSTNVCAGVCMGYPFHPPGKPEQLRTAHLLDLKTPLLVLQGERDTFGQHEEVMGYGLPEQVSLHWIPDGDHSFKPRKRSGLDLDQNLALAVEVMDQFAKQLVS; encoded by the coding sequence ATGACAGCACCCACGCTCCACGACGGACCAGCTAATGCACCGCTGACGTTTTTGTTGGCCCACGGTGCTGGTGCTCCGATGGATAGCCCGTTTCTCCAGGTGGTTGCCGAGGGGTTGTCGTGCCGTGGATGGGACGTGGTGCGCTTCGAGTTCCCGTACATGGCTCGGTCACGGCTGAGCGGCAAAAAAGCTGCTCCAGATCGGATGCCGGTACTGGAGGCCTGTTTTCGAGAGCAGGTCGCTCTGCTGGCAGAGCGTTCAAAACTGATCATTGGCGGCAAGTCCATGGGGGGTCGAGTCGCCACCCAGCTGCTGGACGCACTCGCTTCGTCCACCAATGTGTGCGCTGGAGTCTGTATGGGATACCCCTTCCACCCTCCTGGGAAACCAGAGCAGCTCAGAACAGCTCACCTGCTCGATTTGAAAACACCCCTGTTGGTGTTGCAGGGTGAGCGCGACACCTTTGGTCAGCACGAAGAGGTGATGGGGTATGGCCTGCCGGAGCAGGTGTCGCTCCATTGGATTCCAGACGGAGACCACAGCTTCAAGCCCCGCAAGCGTTCAGGCTTGGATCTCGACCAGAACCTGGCTCTCGCGGTTGAGGTCATGGATCAATTTGCGAAGCAGCTGGTCTCCTGA
- a CDS encoding GNAT family N-acetyltransferase, giving the protein MASFLKIRTVMRSDVPLITEWARQEGFAPGKGDVGIYRQTDRQGIWVGCLAGEPIGCIAGVRYNLAYGFIGLYLVRPEHRGHGYGRELWQCALDHLQDVACVGLEAAEARINDYAAWGFQQASPTIRWQCSGTEQDRGQSHSGLPADLQLLRGDAIPETALQVYDAQRELSPRPHFLSDWLHHPAGTVLALLDQQQACHGFARIRPCLLQRGEGWRIGPLLADTPALAELLIRSLLCDHPGVVLIDSPGGNAEASPLLQGLGFDPVTRTLRMYRGLMPTQGLEDVYGLACLELG; this is encoded by the coding sequence ATGGCCTCGTTTCTCAAGATCCGCACGGTGATGCGCAGCGATGTGCCCCTGATCACCGAGTGGGCCCGTCAAGAGGGATTCGCCCCCGGGAAAGGGGATGTGGGCATCTACCGCCAAACCGATCGCCAGGGCATTTGGGTTGGCTGCTTGGCTGGTGAGCCGATTGGTTGTATCGCCGGCGTGCGTTACAACCTCGCCTACGGCTTTATCGGTCTCTACTTAGTCCGCCCCGAGCACCGTGGCCACGGGTATGGCCGGGAGCTTTGGCAGTGCGCCCTCGATCACCTTCAAGATGTGGCCTGTGTTGGCCTCGAAGCAGCCGAAGCGCGAATCAACGACTACGCCGCCTGGGGTTTTCAACAGGCGTCACCCACCATCCGTTGGCAGTGCAGCGGCACTGAGCAAGACCGGGGCCAAAGTCACTCTGGTTTGCCTGCAGATCTGCAGCTGCTGCGTGGCGATGCCATTCCTGAAACGGCGCTGCAGGTCTACGACGCGCAACGGGAGCTCAGCCCGCGTCCCCATTTCCTCTCGGATTGGTTGCACCACCCTGCTGGCACGGTGTTGGCTCTGCTTGATCAGCAGCAGGCTTGCCATGGATTTGCGCGCATTCGCCCATGCCTTCTCCAAAGAGGTGAAGGGTGGAGGATTGGACCACTGTTGGCGGATACCCCCGCTTTGGCGGAGTTGCTAATCCGCAGCCTGCTTTGCGATCACCCCGGAGTGGTGCTCATCGATTCGCCTGGTGGCAATGCCGAGGCGTCTCCGTTGTTGCAAGGCCTTGGCTTTGATCCCGTGACTCGCACCCTTCGGATGTATCGAGGGTTGATGCCAACCCAAGGTCTTGAGGATGTGTATGGGTTGGCTTGCCTTGAGCTGGGTTGA
- a CDS encoding Nif11-like leader peptide family natural product precursor, which produces MSWQELERLVSDVESDGVIRRAMKCCRSQHEFVLAARRLGYRITRVDLQLAFEEEQRELRMAADQLAADQLLCGDG; this is translated from the coding sequence ATGAGCTGGCAGGAGCTCGAGCGCTTGGTGAGTGATGTGGAATCCGATGGCGTGATCCGCCGGGCCATGAAGTGTTGCCGTTCGCAGCACGAGTTTGTGCTGGCTGCACGTCGCCTTGGCTACCGCATCACCCGTGTGGATCTTCAGCTGGCGTTTGAGGAAGAGCAGCGCGAGCTGCGCATGGCCGCTGATCAATTGGCTGCGGATCAGTTGTTGTGCGGTGACGGTTGA